Genomic segment of bacterium:
CAAATACAGTAAGCCGGTGAATAATATTGCCATTGATGGGGCGGACGGGCAATTTGCTGATTTTGGGTTTGAGGTAAAGGCTGCTCCGACCAGGGTCTTACGCATTCCAGTCTACTATGAAGACCCCTGGGGCGGGACTCATCCGGTGCCGCCGGGGACATTTGCCAAGGTGAGTAAATTCTATGCCGAGGCCCAGACTCCAGCGGGATATGAATACTGGCTGGAGATGAACTTGAGGGTAAATGAGGACAGTGAGCTGGTTTTTGAAACTACGCTTGATTGTGAACTTTATGAACAGAAGTGTGATCCGCCTGACCCCCACAAACTGCGGATCTTTCTGGAGAGTTTTATCACGGCTATTGAACCGGGTGAAGGACCGAATGATCAGGAGGTCTATCTGGCCCGAAGACCCAGTCCTGAGCCGAATGCCCCCTGGTCTTATCGTTATGCCTCCTCGCTTTTCTGTATTGAGGGTGTGGGTGGTAACGTGTGGATGCCGGTGGGAGGGAAGGTCGTTATCCATTATAATTACCCTGTATCGACCTTGATCGAATACGATAGCTTATATCACGAAAAGGTCTTTCTAAACAAGACAGGGGCCATAGCAGCCATGGATAAGATCCATAAGGGGTATCATTACATGCGAGGGCTTGATCCATCCTTGGCGGGAGTAAGTGGCGCCGGGGCGCCAGGGTATTATGGGCAACCACAAGGGTTGTCCCTACAAACCGGGGTAGGAGTCGCCAGAGCGCCGGCAGCAGAAACTACCGGGGCTGAAGTAGAGTCGGTGACCGGTCTGCGGGTAACGGCTGTTTGGACGGAAGGCAAAGATTGGCATGATGATGCCTCGGGTGATTATTCTTACCTGCCGGATAATACTACCTGTTATGCCCCCAAAGCTGAGGGAAGCTCATATATGCGGCTCTTTATCAACGGCGAGCACTTTGATGAATGGAGCGAAGTCTATACCTTGCAAGGATACACCAATGCTGTTCTTTCCAAAAACGGGCCGATTACGGCCCCTGTGCTCAGTCACCGGGACCCGCTTGATCTTCATCTCCAGGACCTACTGACCCAGGTTCTAATAAACGCTTTCTGTTACTATTTGCCGACGAATATTATGACTTTTCCGGCTATCTTAGCTGCTCCGGCCAGGGCCACGCAGGCTGAAACCCCGCGGGGGATAGATAATGAGATGGCTGTGCTGGATTTCCTGAAGGCGATAAATGATCCGGCTCTGATCTGGGATGCCCTGGCCCACCCCATCCTGACACCACCGGCCCAGAACTATGACGTGCTGGACTTAGCCAACGAGCTAAAGGCCCGGGGGATGATGATAGATGATCTTTTGACCGAGTTTGGGATGAAGATCAAGCTCATTTCAGTGACCAATCCTGATACCCCCAATCCAACCTTTACCTGGGATATGAACCAGATCGAGACCGGGACGCATACGGTTACCCTTCAGATAGCCGAGGATGACACCTTCAGCGCCGGGCTGATCAATATCGGGGGGCTGAGCGGTGAGAGCTACACCCTAAGCGGCCATGATCTGACCGATGGGTTCTACTACTGGCGAGTAGGGCTGGAACAGGATGACCTGGTGGATACCTATTCGGCGGTTGGCTTCTTTGAAATTGAGGCCGGCGGGGCGAATACTCCGCCCACCATTACCATCATTGAGCCCCCAGCCGAAGGGGCTATGGCGGATACCGAATATGTCATTTACTGGCAGGATAGCGACCCGGATGATAATGCCCTGGTCAGCCTTTACTATGATTCAGACGACACAGGCTATGACGGAGTAGAGATAGTCAGCGGCCTATCAGAAGACAATCCGACAGCCACCTACCTCTGGGATATCTCAGGTATGCCGGAAGGCAGCTATTACATCTACGGGGTGATTACCGATGGAGTAAATCCACCGGATTCTGACTACAGTGACGGACCGCTGACTATTGAGCATCCGGGACCGCAGGATACTACTCCGCCGGGGCAGATTATTGACCTGGCAGCCGGTAGTCCGGCGACTGATTCGCTTACCCTGACCTGGACTTCACCGGGGGATGATGGTGACAGCGGGACAGCGGCTGCTTACGATATTAGATATTCTACCTCGCCGATAACAGAGGCAAATTGGGCGGCAGCAACCCAGGTAAGCGGGGAGCCGGCTCCGCAGGTGGCCGGGACTGTTCAGAGCCTTACGGTAGGCGGGCTGTTGTCAGGCACGACTTACTATTTCCGAATGACTGCCTCGGATGAAGTGCCCAATACCTCGGCCCTGTCCAATGAAGCGAGGGGGATTACCCAGTCAGCCGCCAATCCCCCTGCACAGGTGGTTGTGTCTTCTCCTCAACCGGCCGGGGGGTATTTCTGGCTGGAGGTCGAGGTTGGGAATGCCGGAAATCCGGTGGAGGATCTCTTCGGGATTTCCTTTGTAATCGACCCTGATCCTTCCGGGTTATTGACGGTCGAGGAGATAGTGGTGGATACCACCGGGGTGTTAGGGAGCGACCTAACCGATGCCCAGCGGCAGAATCTTGTTTCGACGGAGGAGGTATTGCAGAGTGGAGAGCAGGCCAGGGTCGGGTTGTCCCGGATAGAGCCGTACGGGAACCTGGATAGCGGTTACGGCCGGGTGGCCCGGGTGCTGTATCATCTCTCGCCTGGGGCGACAGTGGGCAGCAGCGTCTCCTTTAACCTGACTGATCTCTCGGCCTACCGGATGGACGGAACGCCGGTAGGGCTTTCTCTTCAGGGGGCGCAGGTAACGGTCAACCAGATCGAGGTTTGGCCCGGGGATACGGATAACAATGGAATGGTGAATGAGCTGGACATCCTGCCGGTGGCCAATCACTGGCTCTTGACCGGGCCGGACAGGGCGGCCGGCTATCCTTCTCAAGCTAATGGGGGCTGGACGGGTTACGGGGCCTCTGCCTGGACTCCGGCTGAGGTCACCTATGCTGATGCCACGGGTGACGGATGGGTAAACGAAAAAGAAGTAGTGGTGATCGGGATGTATTGGGGCGAGACCCACGGTCCGGCGCCGGCGTCTGCTCCGGAGAGAGACATCTTTGCTGCCGATGTAGATCATACGGCCAACCTGGCGGCTTATCAGGCGATGTATCATATGATTGCGGATTGCGCACCCACTTCGTGGGTACCCGAGATTGCGGATTACGGATTGCGAAATGCAGAAGGTGAAAGCCGGAATACGGAATTCAGAAAGCGGAACTCAGAGGGTGGGAGTCAGGATGCGGAGGAAGGCGGGGCAAGTCTTACCCTGCAGGAGAATGAGGCTATTGTCAGGATGAAGGAGTTCCTGGGACAACTGATCGAGCTTGGAATCAAGGGACAGGTGCCGGCTAAGTCGGCCATGGGTCAGAACTATCCCAACCCGGTCAATCCTGGGACGTGGATACCTTTTGCCCTCTCTGAGAAAAGCAAGGTAGAGGTTCAGATTTATAACCTCGCCGGGCAATTGATCAGGACCCTTGAATTGAGCCTTAAGGAGCCGGGGAGCTATCTGACTAAGAATGAGGCGGCCTATTGGGATGGTAAGGATGATGAAGGAAAGGAGGTTTCCAGTGGCATATATCTTTATCAGCTTCGGGTTGGACCTTATATCTCGACCAGA
This window contains:
- a CDS encoding fibronectin type III domain-containing protein, translating into MVYDPSDTDGEYYQHTYDGLSPKIMYETVARGDGEELKIKIIFDQTMNTSNIAVSFGKTEPYNTVVFATEGWEETLHPNDTWKGKVSIPKGKDIDGVDTISINAFAPGAGDGKQIDSDGVLDKYNPGVNLVHHITIRTFHTATSCNSSGDSWSTFFVGETVYASGTEYVPGESYNLYVFPHQLLLDGADIPAMSGFPKQVTADADGEFMQAIWTPGSGDVGKYDIIVDYDGDGKYSKPVNNIAIDGADGQFADFGFEVKAAPTRVLRIPVYYEDPWGGTHPVPPGTFAKVSKFYAEAQTPAGYEYWLEMNLRVNEDSELVFETTLDCELYEQKCDPPDPHKLRIFLESFITAIEPGEGPNDQEVYLARRPSPEPNAPWSYRYASSLFCIEGVGGNVWMPVGGKVVIHYNYPVSTLIEYDSLYHEKVFLNKTGAIAAMDKIHKGYHYMRGLDPSLAGVSGAGAPGYYGQPQGLSLQTGVGVARAPAAETTGAEVESVTGLRVTAVWTEGKDWHDDASGDYSYLPDNTTCYAPKAEGSSYMRLFINGEHFDEWSEVYTLQGYTNAVLSKNGPITAPVLSHRDPLDLHLQDLLTQVLINAFCYYLPTNIMTFPAILAAPARATQAETPRGIDNEMAVLDFLKAINDPALIWDALAHPILTPPAQNYDVLDLANELKARGMMIDDLLTEFGMKIKLISVTNPDTPNPTFTWDMNQIETGTHTVTLQIAEDDTFSAGLINIGGLSGESYTLSGHDLTDGFYYWRVGLEQDDLVDTYSAVGFFEIEAGGANTPPTITIIEPPAEGAMADTEYVIYWQDSDPDDNALVSLYYDSDDTGYDGVEIVSGLSEDNPTATYLWDISGMPEGSYYIYGVITDGVNPPDSDYSDGPLTIEHPGPQDTTPPGQIIDLAAGSPATDSLTLTWTSPGDDGDSGTAAAYDIRYSTSPITEANWAAATQVSGEPAPQVAGTVQSLTVGGLLSGTTYYFRMTASDEVPNTSALSNEARGITQSAANPPAQVVVSSPQPAGGYFWLEVEVGNAGNPVEDLFGISFVIDPDPSGLLTVEEIVVDTTGVLGSDLTDAQRQNLVSTEEVLQSGEQARVGLSRIEPYGNLDSGYGRVARVLYHLSPGATVGSSVSFNLTDLSAYRMDGTPVGLSLQGAQVTVNQIEVWPGDTDNNGMVNELDILPVANHWLLTGPDRAAGYPSQANGGWTGYGASAWTPAEVTYADATGDGWVNEKEVVVIGMYWGETHGPAPASAPERDIFAADVDHTANLAAYQAMYHMIADCAPTSWVPEIADYGLRNAEGESRNTEFRKRNSEGGSQDAEEGGASLTLQENEAIVRMKEFLGQLIELGIKGQVPAKSAMGQNYPNPVNPGTWIPFALSEKSKVEVQIYNLAGQLIRTLELSLKEPGSYLTKNEAAYWDGKDDEGKEVSSGIYLYQLRVGPYISTRKMIILK